Within Deinococcus sp. YIM 134068, the genomic segment GCCGGGCAGGCGGCGCACGCGGCCCTGATCGAGCAGGCTGGCGAGGGCCGCGCGCAGGTGAGACAGCGCGAGGCTGGTCGTCTTGGCGAGTTCGGTCTCGACCCACTCGGGCTTGCTCTCCAGCGCCTTGAGAACGAGCTTCTCGTTGGCGCGGCGGGTCTCCTGAAGGTCTTCGAGGGTGGGGGGGTTGAACATGCGCTCTCCTCCGCGAAAACCAGAGCAAAACCACGTTGTAGCTTCACTCTGGCGTCGTGTTGTATCGTGAACCGAGTCCAAATGCGCCCAGAAGCGCAACTTTCCTATTGTGACAGGAATCCACGCCCTTTGCATGAGACTTGTGCGAGTCAGGGCTAAAAGAGAGGCTCGGGTTGGAAGGCCCGGCGTCGAGCGGTGGCGCATCGTAAGCGGTCGGAGCAAGGCCAACCGTGAGCCTGCGCCCCCTGTGAAGCCCAGCTTACCGGAGATCAAGGAAACGTGATTCTCCGGCGTCGGGGGGCCGGGCAGGAAGGGGGTGGGGTCGGCGGTGCTGCTAGGGTGAGCGTCGTCGTGGCCCGCGTCATGCCGGGACCGCTGGCGGGACGCCCCGTGAGAAACAGTGTCCGGGGCGGCCCATCGAGCGCATCTTTCTGGACGGGGAGGCACCGGAGCGTGCTGGACATTCGGAACCTGGGAAAACTTTATGGTGCCCACGCGGCGCTGCGGGACGTGACCCTGCGGGCGCAGGAGGGCGAGGTCTTCGGGCTGCTGGGGCCGAACGGGGCCGGGAAGACGACCCTGCTGCGAGTCGTCGCCACGCTGCTCACGCCCACGGCGGGCACGGTCATGGTGGCGGGCGTGGACGTGCGGCGCGACCCGGAGGCCGTGCGCCGCCTCATCGGCGTGGTGAACGGCGGCATGGGCCTGCCCGCCCGTCTGACGGGCCGGGAGGTGCTGCGCTCGTTCGCCGGGCTGTACGGCCTGAGCCGCAAGCAGGCCGACGCCCGCATCGAGGAGCTGGACGCCGCCCTCGATCTCGGGCGCACGCTGGACACACGGGCGGGCGAATACTCCACGGGCATGGCGCAGAAAGTTGTCATCGCCCGCGCCGTCATCCACGACCCACCCGTGTTGATGCTGGACGAGGCGACGAGCGGCCTGGACATCTTCGCTCGGCGCAACCTGCTCGATTTCGTGGCGGCGGCGCGCGGGCCGGGGCGGCTCACCGTCTACTCCACCCACGTCATGAGCGAGGCCGAGGAGGTCTGCGACCGGGTGGCGATCATTCACCGGGGCGAGGTGGTGACGGTCGGGGCCGTGAGCGAGATTCTGGCGGGAACGGGGGAGCGGAATCTGGAACGCGCCTTTTTCGCGCTCGTGCTGGGGCGGGAGGGGGGCGAGGTCTATGCGTCCTAGCCTCGTGTGGCAGGTGGCGGCGCGCGACCTGCTCTCCACCCTGCGCGACCGCCGCACGCTGGCGGGCACCGTCCTGATCCCGCTGCTGCTCATTCCCCTCTTCACACTGGGGCTGCCGCTGCTCGTCGGGCGGCTCGTCGGCGGGCAGGCGCAGGAGCGGCAGCGGGTGGGGGTGGTCGGCACGCTGCCCGCCGCGCTGAGATCGGCCCTCACACGAGACGAGCGGACACCGGACGGCACGGTGACGCGCTCCGGGGTGGAACTCGTTCCCGTCGGGGACGCGGAAGCCGCCGTCCAGTCGGGAGAGGTGGACGCCGCCCTCCGCGCCCCCTCTTCCCTGCCGAGCCGCGCGGGCGAGGGAAGCGGCACCCTGGAGGTCTACGCCAAGCTCGGCAACCTGCGCGCGCAGACGGGGGCCTTCGCCAAAGTGCAGGACGTGGTGGAGGCGTACAACCGCGACCTCACCGTGAGTCGTCTGCGGGCGCTGGGCCTCGGTGCGGAGACGTTGACGCCCGTGACCCTGCGGCCCATCGACGCCAGCCCGGAGGGGGAACGGCGCGGCGGGCAGCTCGCCTTCCTCATTCCGCTGCTGATGCTCAACTTCATCCTGACGGGGGCGATGGCGACCGCGCTGGACGCCACGGCGGGCGAGAAGGAGCGCGGCACGCTGGAGAGCCTGCTCGTCTCGCCCGTCCGGCGCTCGGAGGTGGTGGCCGGGAAGCTGCTTGCCACGACCGTGACCGCCCTCGTGACGGCCTGTTTCAGCGTGCTGGGCTTTCTGGCGAGCGGGCTGGTCGCGCGGGCCGCCCTTGCCGGGGCAGGTGCGCCGGACGAACTCGCGCGCAGCTTCGGCGGGCAACTCGCCCTCACCGCCGGAAGTGCGCTGGCCCTCCTCGCCGTCGTGGTCAGCGCCGCGCTGTTCATCAGCGCCGTCCTCATCGCCATCAGCATCTACGCGCGCAGCTACAAGGAGGCGCAGACCTACGTCACGCCCCTCTCGCTCGCCATCGTCTTTCCCGCCGTGCTGCTCCAGTTCAGCGACTTCCTGACGCTGGGAAGTGCTCCCTACGCCCTGCCCCTCTTTGGCTCCATGCTCGCCATCCTGGACACCGTGCGCGGCAGCCTGACCGCCGGGCACGCGCTGGCGGCCATCGGCGCGAACCTGCTTGGGGCGCTCGTGCTGGGGCTGCTGGCATGGCGTTCGTTTGGGCGGGAGGAGGTGATTTTCAGGAATTGAGGTGGGGCTGTTTTCTCTCTCTTCCGTCGGGGTGAGGGGGCGTGTGACCCGCTTGTGCCTTGAACGGAGGCATCGCCCCTCGCGCTGTCCTCGGAGGCCATGCCAGTTCACCCCCTCCCAGCCTTCCCCTTCAAGGGGGAGGAGTAGAAAGCCCAGGCTCTGGCTGCTTTTCTCCGTCTCCTCCTGTGGGAGAGAGGTGACAGGCAACGCTCGTCCTCCTGCCAGACGCCCAATACGCCCCTATCATCTGGTCCTTCGTTCACATCAAGCGTTCAGGGGGGAGGGGCGAAATCAGTTCTCTCTCCCCTTCAAACGACAACTCCGGCGGGTCCCCTCCCATCTGGAAGAGGACCCGCCGGAATGTGCCTGACCCTTAGCGGCCTGAGTTCTGCGGATCGGTGGGGTTCGTGGCGACGGGCGAGTCGGCCTGCCCCTCCAGCGCCGCCGCGCCGGTCTCGTGGGGACGCGAGGCGAGAGGGTCGATGTTGACGGACTCCTTGCTCACGCTGTCCACGAGGATATCGAGCACGCCCCCCTCGCGGGCGAGCTGCACGGCCTTGTTGGTGATGATCTCGCCGATGTTGAGGATGATCGTGTCGTCGGGGGCGAGGATCACGCGCGTGACCGGGCGGCCCAGGGCGTCGCGGACCTTCTGCTCCTGCTGCTGCTCCTGGCGCTCCTCCAGCGCGTGCCCGGCCTCCTCCCGCTTCTCGCCGAACCACGACTTCGCGCGGTCGAGCAGGTTGCTCGCGCCCTCGCTGACGCTGGCGACGCCGCCCGCCAGGGCCGCGCCCGTGGCCGGACCGCTCGACTTCGCCCCCAGGGTGGCGGCGATCAGTTCCTGCTCGGCGTTCAGGTGCCGCGCCCGCTCCACGATGGCCGGGGTGACGATCTGCCCCTGCGCGGCGACGAGGCTGCCACCCGGCGCACGCACGTCGCTGCGGACCCGGCGGCCCACCGTCGCCTCCACGCCCTCGGGCTGGGAAGCGTCCGAACCCGAGCTGACGCGCTCACGCAGGCCCTGCACGCCCTCCTGCACGGCCCCGCCCGTCGCGGCGGCGGTCAGGGCGGCGAGTGCTCCCGCCTGCTCGGCCCGCTGGGCCTGGAACTCGGTGATGAGCGCCCCCTTGTGCACGATCACCTCCTGCACCCCGTCGGCCATCTGCACGGTCACGTCGTTCGCGGCGGTCTTGCCCACCACGAACTCCTTCTGGCGCTCGGCGGTGGCACCCTGCAAGTTCTCGACGGTGCCCTGCACCCGCTCCTTGGCGCTGCCGTAGGCCTCGGACAGCACGCCCCCCGTCGCGGCGGTGGCGAGCGAGGTGAGCTTGCCCGCCTCCTCCGCCCGCGTGGCCTGCTCCTCGGTGATGGTGTCGCCCTTGTGGATCAGGACGGTGCCGTCGTCGAGGGTCAGGTCGCCGCCCGCCGTCTTGCCCACCACATACTCGCGCTGGCGCTC encodes:
- a CDS encoding ABC transporter ATP-binding protein, yielding MLDIRNLGKLYGAHAALRDVTLRAQEGEVFGLLGPNGAGKTTLLRVVATLLTPTAGTVMVAGVDVRRDPEAVRRLIGVVNGGMGLPARLTGREVLRSFAGLYGLSRKQADARIEELDAALDLGRTLDTRAGEYSTGMAQKVVIARAVIHDPPVLMLDEATSGLDIFARRNLLDFVAAARGPGRLTVYSTHVMSEAEEVCDRVAIIHRGEVVTVGAVSEILAGTGERNLERAFFALVLGREGGEVYAS
- a CDS encoding ABC transporter permease, translated to MRPSLVWQVAARDLLSTLRDRRTLAGTVLIPLLLIPLFTLGLPLLVGRLVGGQAQERQRVGVVGTLPAALRSALTRDERTPDGTVTRSGVELVPVGDAEAAVQSGEVDAALRAPSSLPSRAGEGSGTLEVYAKLGNLRAQTGAFAKVQDVVEAYNRDLTVSRLRALGLGAETLTPVTLRPIDASPEGERRGGQLAFLIPLLMLNFILTGAMATALDATAGEKERGTLESLLVSPVRRSEVVAGKLLATTVTALVTACFSVLGFLASGLVARAALAGAGAPDELARSFGGQLALTAGSALALLAVVVSAALFISAVLIAISIYARSYKEAQTYVTPLSLAIVFPAVLLQFSDFLTLGSAPYALPLFGSMLAILDTVRGSLTAGHALAAIGANLLGALVLGLLAWRSFGREEVIFRN
- a CDS encoding PRC-barrel domain-containing protein, whose translation is MLKGKELLGRPIIAIESGEKIETVRDLVFDHQANEVLGLLVDEGGWFRAAKVVPFEAIRSIGEDAIMIGSPEEITSTREDGRLADVLDSKTSLVGMTLLTTDGQNLGKIADVFFDERTGQVEGYEATGGIFSDLSSGRTFVPAPENVQIGQDAAIVPISVAAAMQEQEAGGLKGAYQSAAESVKQGYGNIAEATKERQREYVVGKTAGGDLTLDDGTVLIHKGDTITEEQATRAEEAGKLTSLATAATGGVLSEAYGSAKERVQGTVENLQGATAERQKEFVVGKTAANDVTVQMADGVQEVIVHKGALITEFQAQRAEQAGALAALTAAATGGAVQEGVQGLRERVSSGSDASQPEGVEATVGRRVRSDVRAPGGSLVAAQGQIVTPAIVERARHLNAEQELIAATLGAKSSGPATGAALAGGVASVSEGASNLLDRAKSWFGEKREEAGHALEERQEQQQEQKVRDALGRPVTRVILAPDDTIILNIGEIITNKAVQLAREGGVLDILVDSVSKESVNIDPLASRPHETGAAALEGQADSPVATNPTDPQNSGR